A genomic stretch from Flavobacterium humidisoli includes:
- a CDS encoding anthranilate synthase component II, producing MKKILVIDNYDSFTYNLVHYLEDLNCEVTVYRNDEFDIDEIASFEKILLSPGPGIPDEAGLLKAVIEKYSPTKSILGVCLGQQAIGEVFGGTLSNLDKVYHGVATNVKTVVSDEILFEGLGNEFEVGRYHSWVVDSNLPDDLEATSVDENGQIMSLRHKTYDVRGVQFHPESVLTPNGKRILENWIKS from the coding sequence ATGAAAAAAATACTAGTTATAGACAATTACGATAGTTTCACTTACAATTTAGTACACTATTTAGAAGATTTAAATTGCGAAGTTACTGTTTACAGAAACGACGAATTTGATATTGATGAAATCGCTTCTTTTGAGAAAATTTTGCTTTCTCCAGGACCTGGAATCCCAGATGAAGCAGGTTTATTAAAAGCAGTAATCGAAAAATACAGTCCGACGAAAAGCATTCTTGGCGTTTGTTTAGGACAGCAAGCCATTGGAGAAGTTTTTGGCGGAACGCTTTCTAACCTTGATAAAGTATACCACGGAGTTGCAACAAATGTAAAAACAGTAGTTTCAGACGAGATTTTGTTTGAAGGTTTAGGAAACGAATTTGAAGTTGGAAGATACCATTCTTGGGTTGTAGACAGCAATTTACCCGATGATTTAGAAGCAACTTCTGTTGATGAAAACGGGCAAATTATGTCATTAAGACATAAAACCTATGATGTAAGAGGTGTTCAGTTTCATCCAGAAAGTGTTTTAACACCAAACGGAAAAAGGATTTTAGAGAATTGGATTAAGAGTTAG
- the trpD gene encoding anthranilate phosphoribosyltransferase — protein sequence MKTILNKLINHEVLTKEEAKNVLINISSGQYNPSQISAFLTVFMMRSITIDELSGFREALLDLCIRVDLSAYNTIDLCGTGGDGKDTFNISTLASFVSAGAGIKVAKHGNYGVSSISGSSNVMEKMGIKFSNDASFLEKCIDQAGICVLHAPLFHPAMKNVGPIRKELAVKTFFNMLGPMVNPAFPQNQLVGVFNLELARMYAYLYQNTDTNFTILHSLDGYDEISLTGPTKTISNHMEGMLNPEDFGVRLLSQTEIEGGKTIEESAAIFTNIISGKGNEAQNNVVCANAAMAISTVTKCSPKEGFEIAKESLLSGKGLKALQKLQELSR from the coding sequence ATGAAAACTATATTAAACAAATTAATCAACCACGAAGTTCTTACTAAAGAAGAAGCAAAAAACGTATTGATTAATATTTCAAGCGGTCAATACAATCCAAGTCAGATTTCAGCATTTTTGACTGTTTTTATGATGCGAAGCATTACAATCGATGAGCTTTCAGGCTTTCGTGAAGCTTTATTAGACTTATGTATTCGTGTTGATTTATCAGCTTATAACACCATCGATTTATGCGGAACAGGCGGTGACGGAAAAGACACTTTCAATATTTCAACTTTAGCTTCTTTTGTATCAGCAGGAGCTGGAATAAAAGTAGCAAAACACGGAAATTACGGCGTTTCTTCTATTTCTGGTTCGAGCAACGTAATGGAAAAAATGGGAATTAAATTCAGCAACGATGCTTCGTTTTTAGAAAAATGTATCGATCAGGCTGGAATCTGCGTTTTGCATGCTCCCCTATTTCACCCGGCAATGAAAAATGTTGGGCCAATTAGAAAAGAATTGGCAGTAAAAACATTCTTTAATATGCTTGGGCCAATGGTGAATCCCGCATTTCCACAAAATCAATTAGTTGGAGTTTTCAACTTAGAATTGGCCAGAATGTATGCTTATTTATATCAAAATACAGATACCAATTTTACGATTTTACATTCGCTTGACGGATATGACGAAATTTCATTAACAGGTCCGACAAAAACAATTTCCAACCATATGGAAGGAATGTTAAATCCAGAAGATTTTGGCGTTCGTCTTCTTTCTCAAACCGAAATTGAAGGAGGAAAAACAATTGAAGAATCTGCAGCAATTTTCACGAATATAATTTCTGGAAAAGGAAATGAAGCACAGAATAATGTAGTTTGTGCCAACGCTGCAATGGCAATTTCAACCGTTACGAAATGTTCTCCAAAAGAAGGATTTGAAATAGCAAAAGAAAGTTTATTGTCAGGAAAAGGATTAAAAGCATTACAGAAATTACAAGAATTAAGCAGGTAA